atgtcgttattgtcatcaacgagccccaatatacgacgggcaaggtaacgtgcagtgagctactgatgattttccttccccctatcgtctaggcaagtgtggggttcgacaattttagttatcctccacttgccatcactctgtctctttcatgcattcaacctccacatacaaccgtttttgcatatcacgtggtacctcaactcctggtccaaatgagtgacggtgtacgagctatggtggtacacagcatagtcctaaaggaaAAGTTTCATCTCTAACAttatgttgaatatcatccctttcctaagggtttctttctcatggtcatacaatgaattcctacacatctgaagaccggtgtcacaaactgtcatatccatcatgctgacatccctatagttcggaatgcCCCTGAAAGatacgttcttggaccttagttgctcaagctcagtcgttgtgtaaggtggtggtggaacatactcctgcgcttcgctaattctggcccatgaatcatagggggtatcatctacagtcaaatctatgactagtctaccctgagcctagacaccatgcaaaacctcagttggtactggtaatggcatagtatgaaccagtactggcatggcatcagccgatgttggcatagcatctgtatctccttggtcatcatcagaatcgtctgaattactgctaactacatcaccgattaTGTCCTCCTgatgctcctcctcttcccgttcgaactcattcacattgaagtaattgcttatacaacctactacagttgaatgaaactgctcctgcgtcaactgactgtctaaatccatgttatcctgagttgctttcccttcgacccctaattcttgttcattgcctccaaaaccatcaatggacaggtcgtcctgaacaccatgcatcctgtacccattctccaccaccacctcagccatgggcataaTGAAACATTGTAGAACCCTaatgtagcgggaccagtgagcagagTCGCGTAAGggtatgaggacatagtgtgccctagtttTTCCAGTATCAAACccccccttcagtgtgaaatcaccgtcaaactttgcattcaaacggacaggttcatcaaaccatttcaattcttcttccatatcctcaaacataccatcttctctcctaatatTTCCTCCGTACAAAACTCTAATACAACAATCCATCTGTAAAAGCATTTCAACAAACTTCATTAAGTCATCGAAATCgtctaactataactataggtagtaatattaatacatattctagctataactatactaactaatctagtattaacatttatacaaggctaactacaacaactaattagactaaatccaatgtataactagactcaataactgtactaactaaactacctaactttaccacctatactaacttactatattacctatactaactaaactaactaactttactaactatattaactatactttaataattttactaactttattaactatactaactacaTTAGGGGAGTACCTCGTTGTAGTGCGCTAGACCGGGCCGGTAGGCGCGGGTGCAGGCCtcggcgggcagccgccgtgcgtggccggagggggtggcgcgccgaCGTGCGGGCGCGGCGGATGCACCGGGCGGCTggcggccgtgccgtgctcggcggcgggctggcTGGCGTGGGCGGACGCGGTTAGCTGGCTGGCGCGGGCGAGCGGAcacggctggctggctggcgcgggcgaGCGGACGCGGCTGTCTGGCTGGCGCGGGTAgccggcgtgctcggcggcgggctggcgcgggcgaacgcgggcgcggcggccaggcggccttgctgcgctgctcggGCACTGGCAGCCGCGGGCCGCGgcgggggttttattcggctctgccgcgccacggatcagggcgcggcagtgccgcaccaagatcggtggcacGACAGAGCCCTGCCTCGTCACCGATCGCGATTCCGAttgtcgccacgtcagcccgctgCCATGCCACCATGCTTGACGCGGCACAGGTATTTGGCCGCGTCAgggcaataggcacggccaaaagtgttagttaaaaaaacgacagtgttagatttaaaattagttttaaaaaagtgttaaaattaaaaaaaaatgaagCCTCCAAAGTCCCAAGATGTGGACCAATGGCTGCGTATCCTATAGCGATCTCGATCTAGACAACTGAATTGATGAATTATCAGGCAGCATGTGGTGGGCATCCCTTGCTGGACAAAGAAAGTATATGTCCATAAAATGAAAATCTATAAGCAGCTTCTGTAAGTGATGCTCAAATATCTGTCAATACTCGAATAattcccttttttttttttacgtCTCACGCGAACAATAGATTTTTAACATGAAAAGGGGCGTCAGAGAAAGAATCAAAGGAACGTGGGGTTGCCAAATGCCAAATGATCAGGCAGTGACGAATCTAGGATTTTGTCTCAGGGTATGCCGTAAAAAAAATTTCATATACAATTCGGTAAATCCATTTCAGCAATTGGATAATAATTGTAAAATTGACAACATGATTCAGTATATATGTACTAAATAACAcaataaggcttaaattcatagattaagttcaaaccatccactaagtatagtataaatagttcaaaagctatatcaataattgaaataaggcataaaagagaaccagagacttacaatgctatttttatgactattttattcgacgctttcgaagggacataaatgtattgattatatcatcttcatcaacttcaaagaaaatatccCGCCCAATGAAAGTGACTAGACAGTCATCCAGAAGACTATCTCCCATCTTATTTCATAACTTTGTTTTCACAAAAACCATTGTAGAAAATACACTTTCAACACTTGCCGTTGCCACAGgtagaagcaataccaatttgagctcataaaccatatcgtacactttgtgcctctttgtttcaacaagcttaactgagagatcaacaatattgtctAGACCTTTGAAGCTGTCATCATGtctcatgtcatcaatataattatctagctacaactcaagtttgagcaaattattatttgaGAACTCCTTTGGGTAGAACTCAGCTAGTCTACGTAGCTTCTGTGCATCAAAAGAAGCAAATGACTTGGAAGGAccgaaggccgacatacaagacaacaactccatattaatctcgtcaaaccgattatcaagttcttgacttatttgatcaatgacaccaataTATACTTCTCTTCTAAAGTGGTCATCATTGGTTTGCTTTTGGCCACGAGCTTTCCTTGCTGATTTTCCATAAGGAACATAATCACCATCCATAGCAGgaacttcaacaccatgtttaTCGCAAAATGAAGTGACCTTCTCAAAAAAATTATCCCAACCATCAGACCTCAATTTTTACATTCTTTTCTCTTGCCTAGGTAAAGATTGCCTATATTAAGGAGGATAAAACAGGTTATCCCAGTGAGGCAAATGATGTAGATTGCACTTGTACAGCCTAACCTCTCTGGATTCACAACATGGAAATTTACAAACAGCTCAGCCTTAATCCACATGCAACCTTGTCACATTCAGTCTCCTGCTCAACAACTTTGTTTCATAATGGATACAAAAAGAACCAACAGATGTACACTCTATAAAATTTACAGGGCAAGAGCATTTCAGGCGTCGACAGCACTTAGGGGGGGTACAGATTTTGTTCTCGGGAGATTTGGCGGCAACTGAGCTCCGGTATAGTAGCGCCTCCCTGTAACCATATAACCCGGGCTGCTCCCAGCTGCATTGACCTCACAATGCCGGGCCCTTTGGTCTCCCGGATAGGGGTGCCTGCTATGCCATACTTGGCTGTTCAAGTCAGAATGATAATCCGTACTTGCTTTACCTGGGCTTGTTGGTACGCGGAAACTGTGGttctttccaatatggaaagattGCAGCTTGTTCAGTGAAGGCTTCGTCCTATTTACTCCATATGCATTGTCAAAGTCAAGAGATGGATGGATAGCCTTCTTTAACTGTGCCATTTTCCGTGCTTTGTACTTGGCAATCTTTACCTCATGCTTCATGTCGAACCCATTTGTGTGATGGTTAGTGTCATTCTCGTAATGGTTAGATGAACATGATTGCTCTTGAAATGAACTGAAGCAAAGCTGACTAGAAAGATCCCTTCTACCCATCTGTACAAGGCCATTCACATGAGTGGACTCCTTGCTTTTGACATAATGCTCTGTTTGGCCACCTCCATCATCAGAGCTGCCAGCAGATTCCTGCAAATCACACTGCTCACCATCGGCTTGGAACGTGATCTCCTCGAACCGCCCATGTAGCTCTGCACATTGGCAACCTTGACGGCCTGATGACATGTAGGCGTAAAGTGAACCACACGATGACACGTTGGATCCACAGTTATGGCAGTATGAAGTGTCAGGAGCTTCCTCTATGCCCGGACCAGGCCTCCAATCTGGTACCAATGCACTGACCTCACCATCAATCATGTCAGCAATTCGAGTAACTTCATGGTCAGTTATATCCAGCTCGGCTACCATTTCAGTTGCAACACTTAGTGCGGTATCAGCCTCTACGTCGAAAGGAAAATAGATGCTGCGTACCCGTCCTGCAATATGAAAAATTAGCTTTCAATAATACCAAAAACCAATTTTCATATATGGACTAATTCAGAACTTTATGCATTACAAAGTGTGCATACCATCATTATCAGAAATCCGCAATCTGAGGAATATGCCTCCATCCTCACTCTTTCTCCCTTTGATTGTTATATCCACATTGCCAAGAGGCTCATCTTCATTCTCTTTGAACAAGTCAATGCCATCTTGGCCTTTCATGTCATCATCCTCGCAGTCTTCACTCAGAGCATCTTCATCAATGCTTTCTGAGAATCCATTACTCATCATGGAGCCATTGCTATAGGTATGCCCTAAATATGAAGGCTGCTGTATAAAATTGGACGGTACATGATAATCTCCACCATCCAAAGAAACCGCCACGTCATCACCCTGTAGGAAGGGATCCTCAAGCAGTTCTCTCGCTGACAGTCTCTGAGAGGCCGTTGCCAGGCACTTCTCGACAAAGCGCCTCACCATTGGATCTTTCACCTTGTACAGAGCTTCTGGCTTAGTACCCTACCAAATCAAACAGCTAGCTGAAATCAGGAAAACCATTTCAAACTGCACACCAGAATCACAATTGCTGCAAAATGGCTTATAGGGACCAGGGATCTTCTTACAGAGATCACTTTCTTGTATATCTGCACCGGGTGCGTACACTCACTGTATGGATACTCAAACATGACCATCTCGAGCACGCACATCCCAAACGAGTAGATGTCCACAAGCTCATTGTACTCCTCCTCGTACACCTCCGGTGCCATGAACTCCGGTGTACCTATCCAACCAATCATCTAGCCCCCATCAAATTACCGCATAGCTATTGCCAGTTGTGCTCAGACAACATAATTTCGGGCTAATGAGCTAATCAGATGGCTTACCCACGCAATGGACGGCGTGGGACTTGCGGAGGATGGCCGCGAGGCCGAGGTCGCCAATCTTGACCTCGCCCTGGTTGCCGTTCACGAAGATGTTGTCACACTTGAGGTCCCGGTGGATGATGGGCGGATTGTGGCTGTGCAGATACAGCAGGCCACTGAGGATTTGTCGGCACCAGTGCTTCACCGCCCATATGTTCACCCTCCGGTGCCTCTGCCTGTACCTAAATCACCACCAGACGCGTAACCACAATCAATCAGTCCAACTGTCCAAGAAGCAATCAagcagagagagagggaaggaaaaataaataaataaaaaagacgaAACTTTTTTCGACTGGCAGACGAAAAAAAAGGGACTCTCTGCAACCGGACATGAAAAGGCCACAACTTTTAGGGGGATTTTTAACTTTTTGTTATCCTTACAGATAACACTTCTTCGTTTGCCACTTTTATACGCGCTGCTACACAATTGTCATCGTAAACAGTGAATTTCCTATGTTTTTGCCATTTTTTCTGACATGGCATGCCAGGTGGGCACGCCGGCGTAGCAGTGAGCTTGAGAAGGCCTACGGAGCATGCGAAATGAACTATTTACCCTGGTTGCTTCTCTCCCTCTactcgctgacgcgtgggccccacacgtcagcttTGTCTTCAACCTCCAGCCATTACCCGAATAATGCCAGAGTCTGCCACCTTGGTGTGATCCAAATCTCTACTGCTGCCACTGCCAGCGTAGTAGCTCCtggtcctgctcctgctccttggATCCACTCTGCCGCAATCAGCGGAAGGCCGGCGATCGTTATGCGAGTAGAACCTTGATATCGGAGGTCTCCTGGGCTCATCATAGTCTCGAGTCCGGCGGGCGCCCCTGTCCACATCATGGCCGGCGTCGTGGTACTTACGCCTCTCGTCAAAGCTGTGGCTCCTCCTGTCCCATCTGGTCGCCTTCCGTGCCTGCCTGTCGTCATCCTCCCAGACGCGGGCCCAGTCCCCATCGTTCCGGCGCGATCTCGgatcgccgccaccgccgtcgtcgtctatcTTTCTCCCGCGGCTGGCGGGAGGGTGCGCGGGGCGTGGGGCGGGCGGGTCTTCCCTGGCCCGGAGCACATGCTCGGGGATGACGCCCTGGGCGACCAGGTAGTGCGCGGCGAGGCGGCCGGCCTCGAGCAGGATGCGGTGGTGGGCGGGGGCGGAGACGTCGGGGTGGGGATCGTCGCCGCGCCGCGGCAGCGGGGTGCGCCTCTGCGGGCGTCGCTGGTAACGCAGGGTGGGCGGAGCAGGCGGTGACCGGCAGCGGTGGCGTCCACCGCCCGAGGGCGGGTGCGGGTGTGGGTGCGGATCGCGGCCTCGAATGCGCGACCTCGGCGAATGCATGGAAGGAGCCCCGGTCCCGGCACTGGCAGGCCGGAGACGACGCAAGCTGGGTGTGTGAGCACGCGCGGCGATTGTCAAATCTAGCGACGCGTCCAGCGGAGTGGAGCAGAGCAGGCCAAATCTGTGGCGTCCGTTCAGTGACGTGACGTTCGTTGGGAGTCCGGCGAGGCGCAGATCCGAGGTGATCGTGCGTTCGTTCCGTTTGTTGGTCCCGGCCGCGCCGGGGGGTGCGGCGCCGCTGGTGGTGCAGGCTGCGAGGGGAGGGtttgctctgctctgctcctcctccctccgccgCCAGAGCCCGCTCGCCGTCGGGTCGCTCGGCTTCGGGTGATGGCTGGAGGTTGAAGACAAAGCTGACGTGTGGGGACCACACGTCAGCGAGTAGAGATCGTTTCGCCTGCTAAGTAGGCCTTCTCATGCTCACTGCCACACTGGCGTGCCATGTCAGTAAAAATGTCAAAAACGTAGGTAACTGTGTAGGAGCACGTATAAAATCCGTAATGGCAAAAGGTTAAAAATCCCACTTTGGGAGGCGTTACAAGAGCGGAGGAGGCTGGTCGCTTACTGGCGGAGGGTGCCGGAGGTGAACATCTCGGTGATGAAGTTGATGTTGCGGCGGGAGACATCGACCCAGGAGGTGTAGAACTTCATGATGTTGCGGTGCTTGAGCGTCTTGAGGAGGTGGATCTCGCAGTAGAGCCGCTCCAGGTCCTCGGGGCTCTGCAGAAAGTCGTGCAGCTTCACCTGGTTCCACGCCACCTCCATCCCCTGGTACTCGTCGAACGCCCGGTACCTGCAGTCCCCGCACACGCACCTCGGATCAGGGACTCGGTGGGCAAGCGAAATGAAAGCACGCAGCTTTGGCGAGAACAGCGCCGGATCTTACACAATCTTGGACGCGCCCTTGCCAAGAACGTCCCTGAACTGCGATAAACAAAGAGGAGAGGAGCAGGGAAACGGATCAGCCGATTGGTGAGCAGACGGATAAAAAAACTGTGATAGACGGAGCTCCAGTGGTAGCGGCGGTTCTTACCCGTCCGTACCGGCCGGTGGGGTCGACCTCCGCGTACTCCGGGCACGGGCAGACGGCGGCGTTGGTGTTGGCGCCTATCATTCTCACAGCTCTAGCTCGCTTCTTCCCCCTGCAGCTCCCAAAACTACCGCCGGGGAGAGCGCACCTCCGTGCCGCAGCTTCTGCTGTTAGCAAGAGCGGATAGGGACTGAGGAAAGGGAAGGGGAGGAGGGGACTGAGGCAGTAGAGAGACACCTATTTAGGGGAATCTGGGCACACATGCTgtgggggggagagagagagagaggatgcaGATGGGGACGAAGAGCATGACCGCATGAGGCTAAACACTAAAGCAAGGCTGATTAGATCGATGCGCGTGAGATGCCACGGAAAAGCCAGATGATTTTACCGGAATTTTTTACTCAGATTAACTTGACTGTATTTTTAATTCTGATATTTTCAGACCAGCAGACTGCTTCTCTCATAAATCACTATGCATCTTTCAATCGCTACAGTATTTCTTTCTCACACAACCAACCTGTTTCAGTCAGCCAAACAGGGATGATCGTAGGTTACTAGTTGGGTGATTATTCAAACCTGACATGGTCTAGTTACTGCAGTTGCTCTTAACAATAATCAAATATTGCAGGTCGCTTTAAGCCGactatttattattataaacatAAAAATGTGGTGCACAATAATAATGTCACAAAAATGGTAAATAATTTCCAAAGGAAATTGTGAAAGCTAGTACTATTCTAAATTgtaaactattttttttatagTTACGTAGTTTTtactatacacttagatatatattatgtataAAAACTATGCGTCTAGAAAGGCCAAAATGACTTGTAAATTTAAAAAGGAGTATGTGAAAATTCCATTTGCTTTAGAGGTAAAGGTTACAGGTGATTTCATTTTATTTAATTTGATCTTAAACAAACTCATCATGAAAATGGTAGCACATTTTCGGTGTTTTAAAAGCGGATCATAGCATTAGCGGAGAGCTCTGCTACTGATTTAGCCCATCGCCACAACTGAAGTTAGCCACTATAATTTAGTGTAGCCTGCTATTTAAAACACTGTTCACTTTTGCATAACAATAACTTAAATATAGGGGGAAAACTATGGAAGCAGTTAAAGAATGTCTATGTTCTTATTTTTATCAGCCAACTTTTCGAGAACGGTGGTCTAACAAgaattatattaaaaatattaaataCCGTGGGACCTTTTCTTGTTGACTTTTTGTCCTTTGGGTAGCAAATCTGCATAAAAGGgtgaaaacaaagggaaaaaacgacctgtttttttttctttctgtgACAACGTAAAAACGACCTGCCTTGTGCTGAGTTGGAGAGGCCCCTTATTAGTTTGTCTGGCTCTGCCCCCTGATGCTGAAGTCCAACTAAATGCTATGCTTCCCCAAGCAAATACATTTGGACCATGTGGGTGCCATGGTGGTCCATTCATACCCATAGAAAAAAGCAAAATACTAGTATTAGCCATATGGGTAGGCTATGACCCATGTTCTACAACTTGCCCTTTTCCTTGGATTCTTTTGGTCGCTACCTCCAAGCAATCATGGAACTGTGATAGCCTAATCACAATTATAGGCACATCAAATAGATGTAAAGACCTTTGTATATTTGTCAAGAAAAAATCAAGCACCTTGTGAAAATAGTAAAATTTCAATGAGTCGGTAATGGTTTTACAATGCAAATAGCACGGGCAATTTAGAAAATTGTAAACACAGTGCCTCAGAGTATGCTAGACTTGGTTTATCTTGGTTGATCCAAGTGGTCCTCAAATTCCAAATCCAATTGTCCCTTGAAAAATGCTAAATGGCATCACATGAGGGCATACATACTAGTTCTTCCATGTATTTGTTTTGGG
Above is a genomic segment from Miscanthus floridulus cultivar M001 chromosome 3, ASM1932011v1, whole genome shotgun sequence containing:
- the LOC136542543 gene encoding probable serine/threonine-protein kinase WNK1; the encoded protein is MIGANTNAAVCPCPEYAEVDPTGRYGRFRDVLGKGASKIVYRAFDEYQGMEVAWNQVKLHDFLQSPEDLERLYCEIHLLKTLKHRNIMKFYTSWVDVSRRNINFITEMFTSGTLRQYRQRHRRVNIWAVKHWCRQILSGLLYLHSHNPPIIHRDLKCDNIFVNGNQGEVKIGDLGLAAILRKSHAVHCVGTPEFMAPEVYEEEYNELVDIYSFGMCVLEMVMFEYPYSECTHPVQIYKKVISGTKPEALYKVKDPMVRRFVEKCLATASQRLSARELLEDPFLQGDDVAVSLDGGDYHVPSNFIQQPSYLGHTYSNGSMMSNGFSESIDEDALSEDCEDDDMKGQDGIDLFKENEDEPLGNVDITIKGRKSEDGGIFLRLRISDNDGRVRSIYFPFDVEADTALSVATEMVAELDITDHEVTRIADMIDGEVSALVPDWRPGPGIEEAPDTSYCHNCGSNVSSCGSLYAYMSSGRQGCQCAELHGRFEEITFQADGEQCDLQESAGSSDDGGGQTEHYVKSKESTHVNGLVQMGRRDLSSQLCFSSFQEQSCSSNHYENDTNHHTNGFDMKHEVKIAKYKARKMAQLKKAIHPSLDFDNAYGVNRTKPSLNKLQSFHIGKNHSFRVPTSPGKASTDYHSDLNSQVWHSRHPYPGDQRARHCEVNAAGSSPGYMVTGRRYYTGAQLPPNLPRTKSVPPLSAVDA